The following coding sequences are from one Daphnia pulex isolate KAP4 chromosome 11, ASM2113471v1 window:
- the LOC124208157 gene encoding ubiquitin-associated domain-containing protein 2-like, with product MATYVSQYSTTGFYRAPVSKGLMGALFITCTAIHVPLLSHLRLYLICQLPNTFTSGEVWRLFTSQTAFLETKDLICAALLIYYFRVFERRLGSKKFASHLLATSLISLGLQVPIILLIRSTGWASYHHGHLPPGPYGLIFPLFVPYLCDIPRMTRTHILGIPITGKTLTYLVGLQVCSTSFPTAVSAFCSIAAGLLYRWNVLRVQDWLAIPDWLARITDMTFGRLLSSSPPADGPMGATLEIQRQEQMERLEHQMLLQRSRDGPPRQNTGQGYAERLVGPEMQWGEQGANGHPRRRRDFPNIFNPNEVRPNDPTPPSEENVTFLTSMGFSRDRVMRALQTTGNNVEAATNLLLQE from the exons ATGGCCACGTACGTTTCACAGTACTCTACAACTGGATTCT ACCGAGCACCGGTATCAAAAGGGCTGATGGGAGCTTTGTTCATCACCTGCACAGCCATCCATGTCCCTCTACTGTCTCATCTACGGCTGTACCTCATATGTCAACTGCCAAACACTTTCACGTCTGGCGAG GTGTGGAGGTTGTTTACATCACAAACAGCCTTTCtcgaaacaaaagatttaatttGTGCAGCATTGCTTATATACTACTTCAG AGTGTTTGAAAGACGACTGGGCTCCAAGAAGTTTGCTTCCCACTTGCTTGCCACTAGTCTCATTTCGCTTGGGCTGCAAGTACCAATCATTTTGCTCATCAGATCCACAGGATGGGCCTCATATCACCATGGGCATCTCCCTCCTGGCCC ATATGGATTGATCTTTCCACTCTTTGTACCGTACCTGTGCGATATCCCGAGAATGACTCGTACACATATCCTTGGGATACCCATCACAGGAAAAACACTGACATATTTAGTAGGTCTGCAAGTGTGCAGCACCTCTTTCCCGACGGCTGTCTCGGCATTTTGCAGCATT GCTGCTGGACTGTTGTACAGATGGAACGTGTTGAGGGTTCAAGACTGGCTGGCCATACCCGATTGGCTAGCCCGGATAACAGACATGACCTTTGGCCGATTATTATCCTCATCACCACCCGCCGACGGGCCGATGGGTGCCACGTTGGAAATTCAACGCCAGGAGCAAATGGAGAGGCTTGAACATCAAATGTTGCTCCAACGATCCCGGGACGGACCTCCTCGTCAG AACACGGGGCAAGGCTACGCCGAGCGTCTCGTCGGTCCCGAAATGCAGTGGGGCGAGCAAGGTGCCAACGGACACCCACGGCGCCGCCGAGATTTCCCCAATATCTTCAATCCGAACg AAGTTCGACCGAACGACCCAACACCACCGTCCGAAGAGAACGTGACCTTCTTGACGAGTATGGGCTTTAGCCGTGACCGTGTCATGCGAGCCTTACAAACGACTGGAAACAACGTCGAAGCAGCCACCAATTTACTCTTACAGGAATAG
- the LOC124208151 gene encoding uncharacterized protein LOC124208151: METLSAKMKKTSLMPRWWKKRFTAVITESDPSFKVVYLGNVLTGWAKGEGCLDKPLATLWKNYCQSSRPDVSMRLSVCSSGLQATTSEHGLTEYWSHRVTWCSAPPSYPRIFAWVYRHEGRRLKQELRCHAVLCTTGRQARQLTARLEQRLREALHDFRREKLCRQSARLSVAACLYDDYSSAIPKRKLLLAPGINNYKPPVERCKSAPKLGSIEESPELEEVEEKDWLRVLALRGTQSAPTLQRNNTVIQSVSPTRSSLETVREEERFISTPSLPAKMMTESDPSPDAVSPDGLLDLAEVKVTLMPDGGTSCVDGGPSSPVQSSESSSSSSCPVVKPIRLPLLRRMSAEARKKFGSADCVIDNGGRPSSPPPILPRRARRSLPCRAASVNDYAAELQLQQNRALIRRQSQPEYVGVARRPTSEYIESRDEYLYDEEEIDFRLRLDSAVEELLESDSFSGSSPCSSADHSPNLADKGRLNLVPSPCDDGQAFHMLASEDHDNVSDESGYSDDKDVISSSSSASDASTVKTVKGAYTMAEEFTLNL, encoded by the exons ATGGAAACGTTGAGTGCCAAGATGAAGAAAACTTCGCTGATGCCTCGCTGGTGGAAGAAGCGATTCACGGCCGTCATCACCGAATCGGATCCTTCGTTCAAAGTTGTCTATTTAGGCAACGTCCTCACCGGATGGGCTAAAg GTGAAGGATGCCTCGATAAACCGTTGGCAACTTTATGGAAGAACTATTGCCAGAGTAGCCGGCCCGATGTGTCCATGAGACTCTCCGTTTGCAGCTCTGGtcttcag GCAACAACGTCTGAGCATGGGCTGACGGAATATTGGTCTCACCGCGTGACGTGGTGCTCGGCTCCGCCTTCCTACCCGCGCATCTTTGCCTGGGTCTACCGTCATGAAGGACGCCGTCTCAAA CAAGAGTTGCGGTGTCACGCTGTGCTGTGCACGACGGGTCGACAAGCTCGACAGCTGACGGCCCGGCTGGAGCAGCGACTCCGCGAGGCTTTGCACGATTTCCGACGAGAGAAACTGTGCCGACAATCGGCCCGTCTTTCAGTGGCCGCCTGTCTCTACGATGACTATTCCAGCGCCATTCCAAAGCGAAAACTTTTACTAGCGCCCGGAATCAACAACTACAA ACCTCCGGTGGAACGGTGTAAATCTGCACCCAAATTAGGCTCGATCGAGGAATCGCCGGAATTGGAAGAAGTGGAAGAAAAGGATTGGCTCCGCGTTTTGGCCCTGCGCGGAACCCAATCGGCACCGACGCTCCAGCGCAACAACACAGTCATCCAATCCGTTTCGCCCACCCGCAGTTCGTTGGAAACGGTCAGAGAGGAGGAACGCTTTATCTCTACACCTTCCCTGCCCGCCAAGATGATGACAGAGTCCGATCCTTCGCCGGATGCCGTCTCACCCGACGGACTTTTG gattTGGCGGAGGTAAAGGTGACTCTGATGCCCGATGGAGGCACTTCCTGTGTCGACGGAGGTCCTTCCAGCCCAGTTCAATCCAGTGAgtcatcgtcgtcttcttcttgtcccGTGGTCAAACCGATCCGGCTTCCCTTGCTGAGGCGAATGAGCGCCGAGGCCCGCAAGAAATTCGGATCGGCCGATTGCGTCATCGACAACGGCGGAAGACCTTCATCGCCTCCGCCCATTTTACCGCGTCGAGCCCGTCGCTCGCTCCCCTGCAGAGCCGCCAGCGTCAACGACTACGCGGCCGAGCTCCAACTGCAACAGAATCGGGCCCTCATCCGCCGGCAAAGTCAACCAGAATACGTCGGCGTTGCTCG aCGACCCACTTCCGAGTACATTGAATCGCGGGACGAGTACTTGTACGACGAGGAGGAGATCGACTTTCGATTGCGTCTCGATTCGGCGGTGGAGGAATTGTTGGAGAGCGACTCGTTCAGCGGATCGTCGCCTTGCTCATCGGCGGATCACAGCCCCAATTTGGCCGACAAGGGTCGCCTCAATCTGGTGCCCAGTCCCTGCGACGACGGTCAAGCCTTTCACATGCTGGCCAGCGAAGACCACGACAACGTTTCGGACGAGAGCGGCTACTCGGACGACAAGGACGTCATCTCTTCCTCGTCTTCCGCCTCGGATGCCAGCACCGTCAAAACGGTCAAAGGCGCTTACACCATGGCCGAGGAATTCACGCTCAATCTTTga
- the LOC124208155 gene encoding inositol 1,4,5-trisphosphate receptor-like produces MKPPPVDGVSGDAALQYYANHTAQIEIVRHDRTMEQIVFPIPEMCEYLTNDTKVRVFHTAERDDQGSKVAAFFEGVDDMFDEMKWQKKLRGQPFLFWVSSHMSIWSQILFNLAVIINLIVAFFYPFDTDGPAPDPRTHLSGLIWAVMLLSTAVAITLPKPSVIRTLVMTVILRLICSAGPQPTLMLLGTATVVLKGVHLLSIMANAGTFQRSVRQICTDTEIVYHVVHLIFCFLGLSTTHSFFFSVLLFDVVYREETLLNVIRSVTRNGRSIVLAAVLALILVFMFSIIGNGQESRDGRHFQVSLLYRHLPVRLDRQHGAYHEVKAQALRDTSTMDYMAAKKHLEINSDHPIVEALRVKAEADKNDKAVKDLVMLLFETSLLSSGFSLEEPDVHASRIYHMMKLGLGIGEDDVPAGGEEAKAEEEMPPLENDENASRWRKAIKRVKYCYETQTQFL; encoded by the exons ATGAAACCGCCGCCAGTGGACGGAGTCAGTGGTGATGCGGCCCTGCAGTACTACGCCAATCACACGGCGCAAATCGAAATTGTCCGTCACGACCGGACGATGGAGCAGATTGTCTTCCCCATTCCGGAAATGTGCGAGTATTTGACCAACGACACGAAAGTGCGCGTCTTCCACACGGCGGAGCGCGACGACCAGGGATCGAAAGTGGCCGCCTTCTTCGAAGGAGTCGACGACATGTTTGACGAGATGAAATGGCAGAAGAAATTGCGCGGACAgccgtttctcttttgggtCAGCTCGCACATGTCCATCTGGAGTCAAATCCTCTTCAATTTGGCCGTCATTATCAACTTGATTGTCGCCTTCTTTTACCCGTTTGACACTGACGGACCGGCTCCTGATCCTCGCACTCACCTCTCAG GTCTCATCTGGGCCGTCATGCTCCTATCCACCGCTGTGGCCATCACGTTACCCAAACCGTCGGTTATTAGGACTCTCGTCATGACAGTCATCCTCCGGCTTATTTGCTCAGCCGGCCCTCAACCCACACTGATGCTCCTTGGCACCGCCACGGTAGTGTTGAAGGGCGTCCATCTGCTGAGCATCATGGCCAACGCCGGGACATTCCAGCGGAGCGTCAGACAAATCTGCACGGACACGGAGATTGTCTACCACGTCGTTCACCTCATCTTTTGCTTCCTCGGACTCAGCACCACCcattcgttcttcttctccgtccttTTGTTTGACGTCGTCTACCGCGAGGAGACGCTGCTCAACGTCATCCGCTCAGTGACGCGAAACGGCAGGTCCATCGTTCTCGCTGCCGTTTTGGCTCTCATCCTAGTCTTCATGTTCTCCATCATCGG AAACGGACAAGAAAGTCGAGATGGTCGTCATTTTCAAGTCTCCCTGCTGTATCGTCACCTCCCAGTACGGCTGGACCGTCAACATGGAGCGTATCATGAAGTGAAGGCTCAGGCTTTGAGGGATACCTCCACCATGGATTACATGGCCGCCAAGAAGCACTTGGAAATCAACTCCGACCATCCCATCGTCGAAGCCCTGCGCGTCAAAGCAGAGGCTGACAAGAACGACAAAGCCGTCAAGGATTTGGTCATGTTGCTGTTTGAAACCTCTCTGCTGTCATCTGGTTTCTCCCTGGAAGAGCCAGACGTCCATGCTTCTCGCATCTACCACATGATGAAATTGGGTTTGGGTATCGGTGAAGATGATGTCCCTGCTGGTGGTGAGGAAGCcaaagccgaagaagagatGCCGCCATTGGAGAATGATGAAAATGCTTCTCGCTGGAGAAAGGCGATTAAACGTGTCAAATACTGTTATGAAACACAAACTCAGTTTCTCTAA
- the LOC124208150 gene encoding ichor-like: MKLEPPVPVPVDSILSWGCGGGVGADDDDDLLNGKFNSCDMADSTTGSSLHDHLHHHHNSNSLSGGGSGGGQHHSMVGGSSGNMLSCGGGSSLAGSGGPINQSNKATLLSLDNLDGLLLSGATVLTTPTTPGPGPGGGHSFAELKPLALPPFEYGGGGSNGGNNLSLDGSLNSSGSSHHHHMGGGGGTRTILDINLNLYKASPSGNNNNNNNNNNNNNNNNNNNNSGNNLNYYGGGGSGEPVSTTTLVNGLVSVGVVKAESMADYLMNPEIDDIAAIIGNAIADSTVASASASTGGVGVGGGGMGGGGVSNVAGVGLGGVESLGPDIRDPWADIDAWIESACSTVYKHEPMLESPASSVTSGTSHSSLSSVSPAFAHPSQLPPMSSLQPQQQPHNSSCSVSSTLQALLSQGAAAAGSVALAHMSQDPSGGGGGQNNLSVKSEPSMDMPLLQRRLTAGREPNLNNSGGNNGPMGGFVSCSMAGSSNKELQQLPHTTFHTGPTLNHVTTSQLPHLGGGGDSSGCHSSSYPATARRSTAVKSSSSGYNNKDLSDLDDPMSGGGGGSGGTGGGGSGGRSKHKNRSGKAKMTTVMTTDGSGKEKPVHRCNICNRGFLNKSNIKVHLRTHTGEKPFKCDACAKAFRQKAHLLKHMQIHKRITRD; this comes from the coding sequence ATGAAGCTGGAACCCCCCGTACCTGTTCCGGTCGACTCGATCCTCTCGTGGGGTTGCGGCGGAGGCGTAGgagcagacgacgacgacgacctccTCAACGGCAAGTTCAACTCGTGCGACATGGCCGACTCGACGACCGGAAGCAGTTTGCACGATCACCTGCATCACCATCACAACAGCAATTCCCTCTCCGGCGGAGGCAGCGGAGGTGGGCAGCATCACAGCATGGTCGGAGGCAGTTCGGGTAACATGTTGAGTTGCGGAGGAGGCAGCAGCCTGGCAGGATCCGGCGGCCCCATCAATCAGAGCAATAAAGCCACCTTGCTCTCCCTGGACAACCTGGACGGGCTCCTCCTGTCCGGCGCCACCGTCCTGACGACGCCAACGACGCCCGGACCCGGTCCTGGCGGAGGGCACAGCTTCGCAGAGTTGAAACCCTTGGCGCTTCCGCCATTCGAGTACGGAGGCGGCGGAAGTAACGGCGGCAACAATCTCTCCCTGGACGGCTCCCTAAACAGTTCCGGATCCAGTCACCATCACCAcatgggaggaggaggagggacgCGAACGATCCTGGACATTAACCTCAACCTGTACAAAGCCAGTCCGTCtggcaacaacaataataacaataataacaacaacaacaacaacaataataacaacaacaacaattcggGCAACAACCTCAACTACTACGGTGGCGGAGGCAGTGGTGAGCCCGTGTCGACGACCACGTTGGTCAACGGCCTGGTCAGCGTCGGTGTAGTCAAGGCGGAAAGTATGGCCGACTACCTGATGAATCCGGAAATCGACGACATCGCCGCCATCATCGGCAACGCCATCGCCGACAGCACAGTGGCCTCGGCGTCGGCGTCCACGGGTGGCGTCGGAGTCGGTGGCGGCGGAATGGGCGGCGGAGGAGTGAGCAACGTGGCCGGCGTGGGTCTGGGCGGAGTTGAAAGCCTGGGCCCGGACATCCGCGATCCCTGGGCAGATATCGACGCCTGGATCGAGAGCGCCTGTTCCACCGTCTACAAGCACGAGCCCATGCTGGAGAGTCCGGCCTCTTCGGTGACTTCGGGCACGTCGCATTCTTCACTGTCTTCCGTCAGTCCAGCATTCGCTCATCCATCGCAGCTTCCGCCCATGAGCTCCTTACAGCCGCAACAGCAGCCGCACAACAGCAGCTGTAGCGTCAGTTCCACCCTGCAGGCGCTCCTGAGTCAAGGAGCGGCGGCAGCCGGAAGCGTAGCCTTGGCTCACATGAGTCAAGATCCTTCCGGCGGCGGAGGCGGTCAGAACAACCTCTCGGTGAAAAGTGAGCCCTCCATGGACATGCCCCTGCTGCAGCGGCGGTTGACGGCCGGCCGAGAACCGAACCTGAACAACAGCGGAGGTAACAACGGGCCCATGGGCGGATTCGTGTCTTGTTCCATGGCTGGCTCATCCAACAAGGAGCTCCAGCAACTGCCACACACAACCTTCCACACGGGTCCCACTCTGAACCACGTGACGACGTCCCAGTTGCCCCATCTCGGCGGAGGTGGCGACTCGAGTGGATGTCACTCCAGCAGCTATCCAGCCACGGCCCGCCGGTCGACGGCTGTCAAGAGCAGCAGTAGCggctacaacaacaaagatTTAAGCGATCTCGACGATCCCATGAGCGGCGGAGGTGGAGGCAGTGGTGGGACGGGCGGTGGCGGATCGGGTGGTCGGTCCAAGCACAAGAACCGCTCGGGCAAAGCCAAGATGACGACGGTGATGACGACAGACGGATCAGGAAAGGAGAAACCCGTTCACCGGTGCAATATCTGCAATCGGGGATTCCTCAACAAGTCCAACATCAAGGTCCACCTTCGTACCCACACCGGAGAGAAGCCCTTCAAGTGTGACGCCTGCGCCAAGGCGTTCCGTCAGAAGGCCCACCTGTTGAAGCACATGCAGATCCACAAACGGATTACCAGAGACTGA